From one Gemmatimonadaceae bacterium genomic stretch:
- a CDS encoding SusC/RagA family TonB-linked outer membrane protein: MQVSVSVAIRRVVLPLVALLAVPAAALFAQTGSITGKVVDKATQRPLSEARIVIPGTTLESRTNDAGEFRFGAVKPGRMVIGVYHIGYKATSDTITVSAGRASTVTLQMTASLVTLSELVITGTAGNLERKAQAALVSSVSAKSVIETAPIATVANLLQSRVPGVALTTQSGTAGTGTTIRIRGASSINLSNQPLVFIDGVRTIEGQIASGQSGQVYDRLNDINPDEIESIEVVKGPAAATLYGADASAGVIQIITKKGKAGGTGGMRQAVRVELGTSELTWTPPSNYGLCTASLVATTSTNPLCRGQAVGTLVSDNPIVRVGGFRNGSDRIVSWNGTGGGQNYGYNLSYGEDHSLGLLPNNKFTRYNVRTNFNYVPTEKLTIDAGVGLTQTETQLPDNDNNIYGWLGGSMLGSPLTRTDATAPSNDGWYGFNRHYNALASIFRALKSHRVTTNITGTYLPIPSFSNRFTLGMDFVGDEQRSFFPKNDSSWYGGALNTGSNDQTFRFAERYTFDYLGNYKKNFGRAWETNTSFGLQVISTRNSFNNANGQGFVTNANYSISGAATRSGTSGFQEQRQFGYLGQIQIGHENRRFVQVGVRIDKNSSFGASAPSIVLPKVGGSWAISEERFFDRFARYVNTLRLRASYGTTGRSPNPGDALTTLVSAPYNITGTTEAGAIPGNPGNNHLDPEKGTEFEAGLDAGFFNNRLSTELTYFRKVTKDMIIARPIPPSLGFASNPLDNIGEVLNSGLELAVNFDALRKENVNWNIRLGANTLHNELLSLGSVLPFSLGGAGRTIVGQQLGVFVSKKIQSIDVATNKVIVNDTLTPMGNLWPTLEWNLTNTVTLFRNLRLSAMIDAKRDFLVQNNTAFFRETQLVRSNLRLDTLALSKYERLRRYGNLTPGQPAFIQQNGKSATVSDVIDAYLEPGDFVRLRELSATYTVPSKYLRGLRNTINGASITWAMQNVKLWTDYTGADPEINAQAGAFSRQDFLTVPNPRKQTFRVNLTF, encoded by the coding sequence TCCCGTTGGTCGCCCTGCTGGCCGTCCCCGCTGCTGCATTGTTCGCGCAGACGGGGTCGATCACCGGCAAGGTCGTCGACAAGGCCACGCAGCGGCCCCTCAGTGAAGCCCGCATTGTCATTCCGGGCACGACGCTCGAGTCCCGCACCAACGACGCCGGCGAGTTTCGCTTCGGCGCCGTGAAGCCGGGTCGCATGGTCATCGGCGTCTATCACATCGGCTACAAGGCGACCTCGGATACGATTACCGTGTCGGCCGGTCGCGCCTCGACGGTGACGCTGCAGATGACGGCCTCGCTGGTGACGCTCTCCGAACTCGTGATCACGGGCACGGCGGGCAACCTCGAGCGCAAGGCGCAGGCCGCCCTCGTCTCGTCGGTCTCGGCGAAGAGCGTCATCGAGACGGCGCCGATCGCGACCGTCGCCAACCTGCTGCAGTCGCGCGTCCCGGGCGTGGCGCTCACGACGCAGTCGGGCACGGCGGGGACGGGCACGACAATCCGCATCCGCGGCGCGTCGTCCATCAACCTGTCCAACCAGCCGCTCGTCTTCATCGACGGCGTGCGCACCATCGAGGGGCAGATCGCGTCGGGCCAGTCGGGCCAGGTGTATGACCGCCTGAACGACATCAACCCCGACGAGATCGAGAGCATCGAGGTCGTGAAGGGGCCGGCCGCCGCCACGCTGTACGGCGCCGACGCCTCGGCGGGCGTGATCCAGATCATCACCAAGAAGGGGAAGGCGGGCGGCACCGGCGGCATGCGCCAGGCGGTGCGCGTCGAGCTCGGCACGTCCGAACTCACCTGGACGCCGCCGTCCAACTACGGCCTGTGCACGGCCTCGCTGGTGGCGACGACGAGCACCAATCCGCTCTGCCGCGGGCAGGCCGTGGGCACGCTCGTGAGCGACAACCCGATCGTGCGCGTCGGCGGCTTCCGCAACGGCAGCGACCGCATCGTCAGCTGGAACGGCACGGGCGGCGGCCAGAACTACGGCTACAACCTGTCGTACGGCGAGGACCACTCGCTGGGCCTGCTCCCGAACAACAAGTTCACGCGCTACAACGTCCGCACCAACTTCAACTACGTGCCGACGGAGAAGCTGACGATCGACGCCGGCGTGGGCCTCACGCAGACCGAGACGCAGCTCCCGGACAACGACAACAACATCTACGGCTGGCTGGGCGGCTCGATGCTCGGCAGCCCGCTGACGCGCACCGACGCGACGGCCCCGTCGAACGACGGCTGGTACGGCTTCAACCGCCACTACAACGCGCTCGCGTCGATCTTCCGCGCGCTGAAGTCGCACCGCGTGACCACCAACATCACGGGCACGTACCTCCCGATCCCGTCGTTCAGCAACCGCTTCACGCTGGGCATGGACTTCGTCGGGGACGAGCAGCGCTCGTTCTTCCCGAAGAACGACTCGAGCTGGTACGGCGGCGCGCTCAACACCGGCAGCAACGACCAGACGTTCCGCTTCGCCGAGCGCTACACGTTCGACTACCTCGGCAACTACAAGAAGAACTTCGGGCGCGCCTGGGAGACCAACACGTCGTTCGGCCTGCAGGTGATCTCGACGCGCAACTCGTTCAACAACGCCAACGGCCAGGGCTTCGTCACGAACGCCAACTACTCGATCAGCGGCGCGGCGACGCGCTCGGGGACGAGCGGCTTCCAGGAGCAGCGCCAGTTCGGCTACCTCGGGCAGATCCAGATCGGCCACGAGAACCGGCGGTTCGTGCAGGTGGGCGTTCGCATCGACAAGAACTCGTCGTTCGGCGCGTCGGCCCCGTCCATCGTCCTGCCGAAGGTCGGCGGCAGCTGGGCCATCTCGGAGGAGCGGTTCTTCGACCGGTTCGCGCGCTACGTGAACACGCTGCGCCTGCGCGCGTCGTACGGCACCACGGGGCGTTCGCCGAACCCGGGCGACGCGCTCACGACGCTCGTCTCGGCGCCGTACAACATCACCGGCACGACCGAAGCGGGCGCCATCCCGGGCAACCCGGGCAACAACCACCTCGACCCCGAGAAGGGGACGGAGTTCGAGGCGGGCCTGGACGCCGGCTTCTTCAACAACCGGCTGTCCACCGAACTCACCTATTTCCGCAAGGTGACGAAGGACATGATCATCGCCCGGCCGATCCCGCCGTCGCTGGGATTTGCCTCGAATCCGCTCGATAACATCGGCGAGGTGCTCAACAGCGGCCTCGAGCTGGCGGTGAACTTCGACGCGCTCCGCAAGGAGAATGTCAACTGGAACATCCGGCTCGGCGCCAACACGCTCCACAACGAGCTCCTGAGCCTCGGCTCGGTGCTGCCGTTCAGCCTGGGCGGCGCCGGCCGCACGATCGTCGGCCAGCAGCTCGGCGTCTTCGTGTCGAAGAAGATCCAGTCGATTGACGTCGCCACCAACAAGGTGATCGTGAACGACACGCTCACCCCGATGGGCAACCTGTGGCCGACGCTGGAGTGGAACCTCACCAACACGGTCACGCTGTTCCGGAACCTGCGCCTCTCGGCGATGATCGACGCCAAGCGCGACTTCCTGGTGCAGAACAACACCGCGTTCTTCCGCGAGACGCAGCTGGTCCGCTCGAACCTGCGCCTCGACACGCTGGCGCTCAGCAAGTACGAGCGGCTCCGCCGCTACGGCAACCTGACGCCCGGCCAGCCGGCGTTCATCCAGCAGAACGGCAAGTCGGCGACGGTGAGCGACGTGATCGACGCCTACCTCGAACCGGGCGACTTCGTACGCCTGCGCGAGCTGTCGGCGACGTACACGGTGCCGTCGAAGTACCTGCGCGGCCTGCGCAACACGATCAACGGCGCGTCCATCACCTGGGCGATGCAGAACGTGAAGCTCTGGACCGACTACACCGGGGCCGATCCGGAGATCAACGCCCAGGCCGGCGCGTTCTCGCGTCAGGACTTCCTGACCGTCCCGAATCCGCGGAAGCAGACGTTCCGCGTCAACCTCACCTTCTAA
- a CDS encoding CocE/NonD family hydrolase: MLHLIPGRHVALAAVAIFLAVPAGAQRGGPLPDSVKARRWAVENELQSLAVVERKVMIPMRDGVRIAADIYYPRDAAKKYPTIWSRTPYNFNYWDIHNGVPRDMSGVLNAIKRGYAWVDMQERGHFFAEGNYDILGAPLSDGDDELNYMRSQPWSNGKVGTTGCSSTAEWQPAVASLGNPGFAAMNVQGFGAGVGRVGPYYEQGNWYRGGAVQMLFIDWLMGEQNQVRPMFPRGATQQQLIEASKLFDLAEHAPPVDWAKAFWHLPAIDLIKAAGGPNGIFADSMPVPTGGAMMKRAPNDPAWYKGGLWHDNMPLDVPGLWFMSWYDVSVGPNVAMYNHVRKTSKAGDKQWMIIAPVAHCSYTRAAEHTVVGERDMGDARLGYQNLVYDFFDQFLKTEALHPMDTVPKVRYYVMGLNQWKTSDVWPPKDAQPLTFFLGSNGNANTAQGDGTLSLKAPKKDTPDKFAYDPLKPVLSLGGNVCCQGNAVQAGAFDQSQKTETRPDVLVYTTEPFTDGMELSGPIIPTLYVSSDAKDTDFTVKVLDVYPDGRAYNLDESIQRMRYRDGYDKPPVWMEKDKVYKVTLQPLNTSNYFAPGHRLRIEVSSSNFPRFDRNLNTGGNNWDETQPVTANNVVHHSEKLPSTLTVTMVKAKVVP; the protein is encoded by the coding sequence ATGCTGCACCTCATTCCCGGACGGCATGTCGCACTGGCCGCCGTCGCCATCTTCCTTGCGGTCCCCGCCGGCGCGCAGCGCGGCGGCCCGCTCCCCGACAGCGTGAAGGCCAGGCGGTGGGCGGTCGAGAACGAGCTGCAGTCGCTCGCGGTCGTCGAGCGCAAGGTGATGATCCCGATGCGCGATGGCGTGCGCATCGCCGCGGACATCTACTATCCGCGCGACGCCGCGAAGAAGTACCCGACCATCTGGTCGCGCACGCCGTACAACTTCAACTACTGGGACATCCACAACGGCGTCCCGCGCGATATGAGCGGCGTGCTCAACGCCATCAAGCGCGGCTACGCGTGGGTGGACATGCAGGAGCGCGGCCACTTCTTCGCCGAGGGGAACTACGACATCCTCGGCGCGCCGCTGTCCGACGGCGACGACGAACTCAACTACATGCGCTCGCAGCCGTGGTCGAACGGGAAAGTCGGGACCACGGGATGCTCGTCCACGGCGGAGTGGCAGCCCGCGGTCGCGTCGCTGGGCAACCCCGGCTTTGCCGCCATGAACGTGCAGGGGTTCGGCGCCGGCGTCGGGCGCGTGGGTCCGTACTACGAGCAGGGAAACTGGTACCGAGGCGGCGCCGTGCAGATGCTCTTCATCGATTGGCTCATGGGCGAGCAGAACCAGGTGCGGCCGATGTTCCCGCGTGGCGCCACGCAGCAGCAGCTCATCGAGGCCTCGAAGCTGTTCGACCTCGCCGAGCATGCGCCGCCGGTGGACTGGGCGAAGGCGTTCTGGCACCTGCCCGCCATTGACCTGATCAAGGCGGCCGGCGGGCCCAACGGCATCTTTGCCGACTCGATGCCGGTGCCGACGGGCGGGGCGATGATGAAGCGCGCCCCGAACGACCCCGCGTGGTACAAGGGCGGGCTCTGGCACGACAACATGCCGCTCGACGTCCCCGGGCTCTGGTTCATGTCGTGGTACGACGTGTCGGTGGGGCCGAACGTCGCCATGTACAACCACGTCCGGAAGACGTCGAAGGCGGGCGACAAGCAGTGGATGATCATCGCGCCGGTGGCGCACTGCTCGTATACGCGAGCCGCGGAGCACACGGTGGTGGGCGAGCGTGACATGGGTGATGCCCGCCTCGGCTACCAGAACCTCGTTTACGACTTCTTCGACCAGTTCCTGAAGACCGAAGCGCTGCACCCCATGGATACCGTGCCGAAGGTGCGGTACTACGTGATGGGGCTGAACCAGTGGAAGACATCGGACGTCTGGCCGCCGAAGGACGCCCAGCCGCTCACGTTCTTCCTGGGATCGAACGGCAATGCCAACACGGCGCAGGGCGACGGCACGCTCTCCTTGAAGGCGCCGAAGAAGGACACACCGGACAAGTTCGCGTACGATCCGCTCAAGCCCGTGCTGTCGCTCGGCGGCAACGTCTGTTGCCAGGGGAACGCGGTGCAGGCGGGAGCGTTCGACCAGTCGCAGAAGACGGAGACGCGTCCCGACGTGCTGGTCTACACCACCGAGCCGTTCACCGACGGCATGGAACTGAGCGGCCCGATCATCCCGACGCTCTATGTCTCGTCGGACGCGAAGGACACCGATTTCACGGTGAAGGTGCTCGACGTGTACCCCGATGGACGCGCGTACAACCTGGACGAGAGCATCCAGCGCATGCGGTATCGCGACGGTTATGACAAACCGCCGGTCTGGATGGAGAAGGACAAGGTGTACAAGGTCACGTTGCAGCCCTTGAACACGTCGAACTACTTCGCGCCCGGGCATCGCCTGCGCATCGAGGTGTCGTCGTCCAATTTCCCGCGGTTCGACCGGAACCTGAACACCGGCGGGAACAACTGGGACGAGACGCAGCCGGTGACGGCGAACAACGTGGTCCACCATTCGGAGAAGCTTCCGTCAACGCTGACGGTCACGATGGTGAAGGCGAAAGTCGTTCCGTAA
- a CDS encoding DUF4126 domain-containing protein — MDLQSLAAAATPILLGLGLSAASGLRVFLPPFLMSMGAALGMVDLRPEWMWLASPVAVVALGVAVVAELSAYAFPAVDNALDALAVPAAVVAGSVLLMGVAGDRSSALHWVLAIIGGGGVAGSLALATAKARALSTVATGGLGNLTVATLETLGSLALTLGVLFGLLVLLASLVVVAAFAILSRAWRARRT; from the coding sequence ATGGACCTACAGTCGCTCGCCGCGGCGGCAACGCCCATCCTCCTTGGCCTCGGCCTCAGCGCGGCGAGCGGCCTGCGGGTCTTCCTCCCGCCGTTCCTGATGAGCATGGGCGCCGCGCTCGGGATGGTAGACCTCCGGCCAGAGTGGATGTGGCTCGCCTCGCCCGTCGCCGTGGTTGCGCTGGGCGTCGCCGTGGTCGCCGAACTGTCCGCGTACGCATTCCCGGCCGTGGACAATGCGCTCGACGCCCTCGCCGTGCCGGCAGCGGTCGTCGCCGGCTCCGTGCTCCTGATGGGCGTGGCGGGGGACCGCTCGAGTGCCCTTCACTGGGTGCTGGCAATCATCGGCGGGGGCGGCGTGGCGGGGAGCCTTGCGCTGGCCACCGCCAAGGCCCGCGCGCTGAGCACCGTTGCCACGGGCGGGCTCGGGAACCTGACCGTTGCGACGCTGGAGACGCTGGGCTCCTTGGCGCTCACGCTTGGGGTGCTCTTCGGCCTGCTGGTGCTGCTGGCCAGCCTCGTGGTCGTCGCCGCCTTCGCGATCCTCAGCCGCGCGTGGCGCGCCCGCCGCACCTGA